In Methanococcoides sp. LMO-2, a single window of DNA contains:
- a CDS encoding Rpp14/Pop5 family protein, translating to MKILPPTQRTNKRYFAFELIGGEGVERSDLLREIFSCAGALIGDKGSSECDIRLLDFEDSKGVVRCIRERVDMTRAVLASVTSINGKPVMVHVLGISGTVHGATNKYLEGCMVYNPEQEP from the coding sequence ATGAAGATACTGCCTCCTACACAGCGTACCAACAAAAGGTACTTTGCCTTTGAACTGATAGGCGGTGAAGGTGTGGAGAGAAGCGACCTTCTGCGAGAGATATTTTCATGCGCAGGAGCTCTTATTGGCGATAAAGGTTCCAGTGAATGTGATATAAGACTGCTTGATTTTGAGGATTCTAAAGGTGTTGTGCGCTGTATAAGGGAAAGAGTTGATATGACACGTGCAGTGCTTGCCTCGGTTACCTCAATAAATGGTAAACCTGTTATGGTCCATGTTCTGGGCATATCGGGAACTGTTCATGGAGCAACAAATAAGTATTTAGAAGGGTGTATGGTATATAATCCTGAACAAGAACCATGA
- the rnp3 gene encoding ribonuclease P protein component 3 — MADPVFYDLCVHCAPDGKSTQEEMAAMAKHLGFAGIGMTNHSNSDPVAKVGSEAGIEIFRGVELVASNPSKLHGLVGKFRHKADVLAVHGGDEGINRAAVENPNVDVLLHPGTPKNSGLNHVLAKSASDNNVAIAFDMASLITLRGGRRVHALSHFRENLMLARKYDVPFLLTNNASFCYELRAPHEMMALATLFGMERDEAKSALSETPAEIISRSRRGHNFICEGVEIVEGVASENEGDLE; from the coding sequence TTGGCTGATCCTGTGTTCTATGATCTTTGTGTGCACTGTGCACCTGATGGCAAAAGCACACAGGAGGAAATGGCTGCAATGGCAAAACATCTTGGTTTTGCCGGAATTGGCATGACCAATCATTCTAACTCAGACCCGGTTGCTAAAGTTGGTTCTGAAGCAGGCATTGAGATCTTTCGCGGGGTCGAGCTTGTGGCTAGCAATCCTTCAAAGCTCCACGGACTCGTCGGGAAGTTCCGCCACAAAGCGGATGTCCTTGCAGTACATGGCGGCGATGAAGGTATAAACCGGGCAGCGGTGGAAAATCCTAACGTTGATGTACTACTGCATCCTGGCACTCCAAAGAACAGTGGCCTGAACCATGTGCTTGCGAAATCTGCAAGTGATAACAATGTTGCCATCGCATTTGATATGGCTTCACTGATCACATTACGTGGTGGACGACGTGTACATGCTCTTTCCCATTTCAGGGAGAACCTGATGCTTGCAAGGAAATATGATGTTCCTTTCCTGCTTACCAATAATGCATCATTTTGCTACGAGCTGCGTGCTCCTCATGAAATGATGGCCCTTGCAACACTTTTTGGCATGGAGCGCGATGAGGCGAAAAGTGCATTGAGCGAAACTCCTGCGGAGATCATCAGCAGAAGTCGCCGGGGACATAACTTCATCTGTGAAGGCGTGGAGATCGTTGAAGGTGTAGCATCAGAAAATGAAGGTGATCTCGAATGA
- a CDS encoding RNA-binding protein, with product MIHYISVRVSAHATEDVSRVRDALDLFLLNSFDKGKCTDTGKYVEALEIEGHYGNPITLFSSTIKRKPDTKAFATFVRGNMTDEDVELLRSEMPDRLDDDQMFHLRFDKQAACEGKVRLSSSSDAIIIKMKIETYPKDRQQAGRIVEELFG from the coding sequence GTGATTCACTATATCTCTGTGCGCGTAAGCGCACATGCTACTGAGGACGTGTCCAGAGTGCGAGATGCTCTGGACCTCTTTTTATTGAATTCATTTGATAAGGGCAAGTGCACAGATACTGGAAAGTATGTTGAAGCACTTGAGATCGAAGGCCATTATGGCAATCCGATAACCCTTTTCAGTTCTACTATCAAACGAAAGCCTGATACGAAGGCCTTTGCGACCTTTGTACGCGGGAACATGACCGATGAGGATGTTGAACTGCTCAGGAGTGAGATGCCTGACAGGCTGGATGATGACCAGATGTTCCACTTAAGGTTCGATAAACAGGCAGCATGTGAAGGTAAGGTCAGGCTGTCCTCTTCTTCAGATGCAATTATTATAAAAATGAAGATCGAGACCTATCCGAAAGATCGCCAGCAAGCCGGGCGAATTGTGGAGGAATTGTTTGGCTGA
- a CDS encoding 50S ribosomal protein L15e → MSKSFYSYVRDAWKNPKDSYVRELRWERLQDWRKEGSVTRVERPTRIDRARALGYKAKQGIVVARVKVRRGSMRKSRYIRGRRTQHMGKNKITVAKSIQRISEERASRKYPNMEVLNSYWVGEDGKQKWYEVILVDPSHPVIKSDKNLNWICDKTHSGRTFRGKTSAGRKGRGMKKRGKGTEKTRPSVRSNINSSRK, encoded by the coding sequence TTGTCAAAATCATTTTACAGCTATGTAAGAGATGCATGGAAGAACCCAAAGGACTCATATGTTCGTGAGCTCAGGTGGGAAAGACTTCAGGACTGGAGAAAGGAAGGCTCCGTTACAAGGGTCGAGCGCCCAACCCGTATCGACCGTGCACGAGCACTCGGATACAAGGCAAAGCAGGGTATCGTCGTTGCACGTGTAAAGGTACGAAGGGGTAGCATGAGGAAGTCACGCTACATTCGTGGAAGGCGTACCCAGCACATGGGTAAGAACAAGATCACTGTCGCAAAGAGCATCCAGAGGATCTCTGAAGAGCGTGCTAGCAGGAAATACCCTAACATGGAAGTCCTCAACTCTTACTGGGTCGGTGAAGACGGTAAGCAGAAATGGTATGAAGTCATCCTTGTTGACCCAAGCCACCCTGTTATCAAGAGCGACAAGAACCTCAACTGGATCTGTGACAAGACTCACTCCGGAAGGACATTCCGTGGTAAGACCAGCGCAGGCCGCAAGGGCAGAGGTATGAAGAAGCGCGGCAAGGGTACTGAGAAGACCAGGCCAAGCGTCAGATCAAACATTAACAGCAGCAGAAAGTGA
- the cobT gene encoding nicotinate mononucleotide-dependent phosphoribosyltransferase CobT produces the protein MGSQIANDKKPEKPLFICVLANTETAYIEKISAAGKTAKLTDYTPTGDAELVETGGIISTPVLPMTPPYNTPTPGLITRASLQLSKVPHLFVNSGLKIAPKVSFEDLKAKPGEDIRQETAVHDVEGIIERARQVGEKVRDEHDMFVIGESTPAGTTTAMGVLNALGYDGHVSSSSCENPVDLKQKVVCEAMAVSGITKGSMESDPVRAVACLGDPMMPATAGLVEGLKGKRIILAGGTQMAAVYAFMKHMGTDLSNVSIVTTSYVAEDESANFTEIIEALGADMHAVDPGFGRSSHKGLRQYELGYVKEGVGAGGALYLAGLLGVSVDSIREEIENICVELADLIDEE, from the coding sequence ATGGGATCTCAGATAGCTAATGATAAGAAACCTGAAAAGCCACTTTTCATTTGTGTGCTGGCAAATACGGAGACTGCTTATATTGAAAAGATATCTGCAGCAGGGAAGACTGCCAAACTGACGGACTATACGCCCACAGGTGATGCAGAACTTGTGGAGACCGGTGGCATAATCAGCACTCCGGTCCTTCCGATGACCCCTCCGTACAACACCCCTACTCCCGGCCTTATCACCCGCGCATCCCTGCAGTTGTCAAAAGTGCCTCATCTTTTCGTGAACTCAGGTCTGAAGATCGCTCCTAAGGTCTCATTTGAAGACCTTAAGGCAAAGCCTGGTGAGGATATTCGTCAGGAGACTGCAGTTCATGATGTTGAAGGTATCATTGAACGTGCACGTCAGGTGGGCGAGAAGGTGCGTGATGAGCATGATATGTTCGTGATCGGAGAAAGCACTCCTGCCGGAACCACTACTGCAATGGGTGTGCTCAATGCGCTTGGATATGACGGTCACGTGAGCAGCAGTTCTTGCGAGAATCCTGTTGACCTAAAGCAGAAAGTTGTCTGTGAGGCAATGGCTGTATCCGGTATTACAAAAGGGAGCATGGAGTCAGATCCTGTACGGGCGGTTGCCTGTCTTGGCGATCCTATGATGCCTGCAACTGCAGGTCTTGTGGAGGGTCTAAAGGGCAAGCGTATAATCCTTGCAGGTGGTACTCAGATGGCAGCTGTCTATGCTTTCATGAAGCACATGGGTACTGACCTCAGCAATGTTTCCATTGTGACCACCAGTTATGTTGCAGAGGACGAAAGCGCTAATTTCACAGAGATCATTGAAGCACTTGGTGCAGACATGCATGCTGTTGATCCCGGATTCGGACGCTCTTCACACAAAGGCCTCAGGCAGTATGAGCTTGGATATGTCAAGGAAGGTGTTGGTGCAGGCGGTGCACTTTATCTCGCAGGTCTTCTGGGAGTTTCTGTGGACAGCATCCGTGAAGAGATCGAGAATATCTGTGTCGAGCTTGCTGACCTTATTGATGAGGAATAA